The Lysobacter panacisoli genome includes a window with the following:
- a CDS encoding Na+/H+ antiporter NhaC family protein, with protein sequence MNQPVRPSAVALAPLLVFLALFFGAGLYFTTHGEAMGFYQLRAPVAILPALALAAFIAWRRGLKPLETLLSGMGDHNVVLMCLIFLLAGGFVEVSKAIGAVDAIVALGIGHVHPALLLPGLFVVAGFISLSLGTSMGTIAAVAPIALGVSDASGLDRALVLGAVIGGATFGDNLSVISDTAIVASRTQGCTMREKFRENLKLALPAALLTVVLLGFLGETAPVQNLDPVSPWLIVPYVIVLGLAMAGVDVIIVLSLGLVIAGLFGAFFADEFGVAAYATHIWEGFESMVEITLLSLLVGGLGALMKATGGLAWLATVIGRFARGHRSRRAGEVSIATLSAATDVFTANNTVAILISGGLARDIAQQHGVPPARAASVLDIFACVTQGVLPYGAQILLAASLGAVSPLALAGSVHYSWLLGAITIAAMLWPSRKTATHPAAS encoded by the coding sequence ATGAATCAACCGGTCCGCCCGAGCGCCGTCGCGCTGGCGCCGCTGCTCGTGTTCCTGGCGCTGTTCTTCGGAGCGGGCCTGTACTTCACGACCCACGGCGAGGCGATGGGCTTCTACCAGCTGCGTGCGCCGGTGGCGATCCTGCCGGCGCTGGCGCTGGCGGCGTTCATCGCATGGCGGCGCGGGCTCAAGCCGCTGGAGACGCTGCTGTCGGGCATGGGCGACCACAACGTGGTGCTGATGTGCCTGATCTTCCTGCTGGCCGGTGGTTTCGTGGAGGTATCCAAGGCCATCGGCGCAGTCGACGCGATCGTCGCGCTCGGCATCGGCCATGTGCATCCGGCGCTGCTGTTGCCGGGCCTGTTCGTCGTCGCCGGTTTCATCTCGCTGTCGCTGGGCACGTCGATGGGCACGATCGCCGCGGTCGCGCCGATCGCGCTGGGCGTGTCGGATGCGTCGGGACTGGATCGCGCGCTGGTGCTCGGCGCGGTGATCGGCGGCGCGACCTTCGGCGACAACCTGTCGGTGATCTCCGATACCGCCATCGTCGCCAGCCGCACGCAGGGCTGCACCATGCGCGAGAAATTCCGCGAGAACCTCAAGCTGGCGCTGCCTGCCGCGCTGCTGACGGTCGTGCTGCTGGGCTTCCTCGGCGAAACCGCGCCGGTGCAGAACCTCGATCCGGTGTCGCCGTGGCTGATCGTGCCGTACGTGATCGTGCTCGGCCTGGCGATGGCCGGCGTGGACGTGATCATCGTGCTCAGCCTGGGGCTGGTGATCGCCGGCCTGTTCGGCGCGTTCTTCGCCGACGAATTCGGCGTCGCCGCGTACGCCACGCACATCTGGGAAGGCTTCGAGAGCATGGTCGAGATCACCCTGCTGTCGCTGCTGGTCGGCGGCCTCGGTGCGCTGATGAAGGCGACGGGTGGATTGGCGTGGCTGGCGACGGTGATCGGCCGCTTCGCGCGCGGGCACCGCAGTCGGCGCGCGGGCGAGGTCAGCATCGCCACGCTGTCGGCGGCGACCGATGTGTTCACCGCCAACAACACGGTCGCGATCCTGATCAGCGGCGGACTCGCGCGCGACATCGCCCAGCAACACGGCGTACCGCCGGCACGCGCGGCGAGCGTGCTCGACATCTTCGCCTGCGTCACCCAGGGCGTGCTGCCATACGGCGCGCAGATCCTGCTGGCGGCGTCGCTCGGCGCGGTGTCGCCAC
- a CDS encoding isocitrate dehydrogenase: MTQTITVIRGDGIGPEIMDATLHVLDSMNLGLQYEYADAGLVALEKHGELLPQATLDSIRKNRIALKSPLTTPVGEGFSSINVELRKRFDLYANVRPAKSFPNTKSRFADGVDLITVRENTEGAYIGEGQSLSEDGETALLTQKVTRRGSERIVRYAFELARKTGRKKVTVVHKANILKSTSGLFLKTARAVAAEYPDIECNEMIVDNTCMQLVMRPEQFDIIVTTNLFGDIISDLCAGLVGGLGLAPGANIGVDAAIFEAVHGTAPDIAGQGKANPCALLLGAAQMLDHLGECEKAERLRAAIVATLEAKDSLTPDLGGTGNTMSFARAIASRI, from the coding sequence ATGACGCAGACGATTACGGTCATCCGTGGCGACGGCATCGGCCCGGAAATCATGGACGCCACCCTGCACGTGCTCGACTCGATGAACCTCGGGTTGCAGTACGAATACGCCGATGCCGGCCTGGTCGCGCTTGAGAAGCACGGTGAACTGCTGCCGCAGGCCACCCTGGACTCGATCCGCAAGAACCGCATTGCGCTGAAGTCGCCGCTGACCACGCCGGTCGGCGAAGGCTTCTCCTCGATCAACGTCGAGTTGCGCAAGCGCTTCGACCTGTACGCCAACGTGCGTCCGGCCAAGTCGTTCCCGAACACCAAGTCGCGCTTCGCCGACGGCGTGGACCTGATCACGGTCCGCGAGAACACCGAAGGCGCGTACATCGGTGAAGGCCAGTCGCTGTCGGAAGATGGCGAAACCGCCCTGTTGACGCAGAAGGTGACCCGTCGCGGTTCCGAGCGCATCGTGCGCTACGCCTTCGAGCTGGCGCGCAAGACCGGCCGCAAGAAGGTCACGGTCGTGCACAAGGCCAACATCCTCAAGTCCACCTCGGGCCTGTTCCTCAAGACCGCGCGCGCGGTCGCGGCCGAGTACCCGGACATCGAGTGCAACGAGATGATCGTGGACAACACCTGCATGCAGCTGGTGATGCGTCCGGAGCAGTTCGACATCATCGTCACCACCAACCTGTTCGGCGACATCATCTCCGACCTGTGCGCTGGCCTCGTCGGCGGTCTGGGCCTGGCGCCGGGTGCCAACATCGGCGTCGACGCGGCGATCTTCGAAGCCGTGCACGGCACCGCGCCGGACATCGCCGGCCAGGGCAAGGCCAATCCGTGCGCGTTGCTGCTGGGCGCGGCGCAGATGCTCGACCACCTGGGCGAGTGCGAGAAGGCCGAGCGCCTGCGCGCGGCGATCGTCGCCACGCTCGAGGCCAAGGATTCGCTGACCCCGGATCTGGGCGGTACCGGCAACACCATGTCGTTCGCGCGAGCGATCGCCAGCCGCATCTGA
- a CDS encoding carboxymuconolactone decarboxylase family protein — MSNDTNDRVAEFTAFRKRMNERILAEPNQVVRRFFALDTQTYQAGALDVKTKELLGLVASMVLRCDDCISYHVAQCKEAGVNRDEMFEAFSVGLVVGGSIVIPHLRRAVDFLDKLEQGEAEAPAGHDHG, encoded by the coding sequence ATGAGCAACGACACCAACGACCGCGTCGCCGAATTCACCGCCTTCCGCAAGCGCATGAACGAGCGCATCCTCGCCGAGCCCAACCAGGTCGTGCGCCGTTTCTTCGCGCTGGATACGCAGACCTACCAGGCCGGCGCGCTCGACGTGAAGACCAAGGAGCTGCTGGGCCTGGTCGCCTCGATGGTCCTGCGCTGCGACGACTGCATCAGCTACCACGTCGCCCAGTGCAAGGAAGCGGGCGTCAATCGCGACGAGATGTTCGAGGCGTTCTCGGTCGGCCTGGTGGTCGGCGGTTCGATCGTGATCCCGCACCTGCGCCGCGCCGTGGACTTCCTCGACAAGCTGGAGCAGGGCGAGGCCGAGGCCCCCGCCGGCCACGACCACGGCTGA
- the grxC gene encoding glutaredoxin 3, with amino-acid sequence MLIYTTAVCPYCLAAKNFLRSKGQTWKEIRIDLDPGEREKMVALARRTSVPQIFIDGTHVGGYDDMIALHRAGGLEPLLAPAN; translated from the coding sequence ATCCTCATCTATACCACCGCCGTCTGTCCGTATTGCCTTGCCGCCAAGAACTTCCTGCGCAGCAAGGGCCAGACGTGGAAGGAGATCCGGATCGACCTGGACCCGGGCGAGCGCGAAAAGATGGTCGCCCTCGCGCGCCGCACCAGCGTCCCGCAGATCTTCATCGACGGCACTCATGTCGGCGGCTACGACGACATGATCGCGCTGCATCGCGCCGGCGGGCTGGAACCGCTGCTCGCGCCCGCGAACTAG
- a CDS encoding M48 family metalloprotease, producing the protein MRRIALLTAALTLAIASVCAPAQEANLPDIGSSAGELLTPRQQQEYGAMMLAQLRHYDYLLEDPLIDSWLDTLGTRLAANSDKPRQPFTFFMLRERQINAFATLGGYIGVNSGLILAADREDEVAGVLSHEIAHVTQQHVLRGAERAQRDQLPILLAMLGAIVAAQASNSNSSDDAAQAAMAGAMGLMQQRQINYTRSNESEADRLGIQTLARSDYDPEAMADFFTIMQARSRSNGANYWGESPDWLMTHPVTITRITEAKDRAARIRRERGTSEVCVRDPDGPAQCAQESAPRPQLPNDGTVNPLLPPNLSANLGEAASGAGGTGRFDYARERLRVLSANTPSEAIREYERMGNESRRSDAQRYGLAFAKLRANQPAAAATDLAPLLARHPGDQWLTLALAEAEALSGKSASADARFEGMLRQTPNNRAVVLTYADVLSHRDSVEAGKRAQAILRPLLGSSGSDAVFQRVFARACEMAGDTVRAGEAYAEAAYLNGRAEQALVQLNTLKRRQDLDYYARARIEARIAAITPMVLELKRQGIRDDDLRRQ; encoded by the coding sequence TTGCGTCGCATCGCCCTGCTCACCGCCGCGTTGACCCTTGCCATCGCCAGCGTGTGCGCGCCGGCGCAGGAAGCGAACCTGCCCGACATCGGCTCGTCCGCGGGCGAGCTGCTCACGCCGCGGCAGCAGCAGGAATACGGCGCGATGATGCTGGCGCAGCTGCGCCACTACGACTACCTGCTCGAAGACCCGCTGATCGACAGCTGGCTCGACACGCTCGGCACGCGGCTGGCGGCCAACAGCGACAAGCCGCGCCAGCCCTTCACCTTCTTCATGCTGCGCGAGCGCCAGATCAATGCGTTCGCGACGCTCGGCGGCTACATCGGCGTGAACTCCGGCCTGATCCTCGCCGCCGATCGCGAGGACGAAGTGGCCGGCGTGCTCTCGCACGAAATCGCCCACGTCACCCAGCAGCACGTGCTGCGCGGCGCCGAACGCGCGCAGCGCGACCAGCTGCCGATCCTGCTGGCGATGCTCGGCGCGATCGTCGCGGCGCAGGCGTCCAACAGCAATTCGTCCGACGACGCGGCGCAGGCGGCGATGGCCGGCGCGATGGGCCTGATGCAGCAGCGCCAGATCAACTACACCCGTTCCAACGAATCCGAGGCGGACCGGCTGGGCATCCAGACCCTGGCGCGCAGCGACTACGACCCGGAGGCGATGGCCGACTTCTTCACGATCATGCAGGCACGTTCGCGCAGCAATGGCGCGAACTACTGGGGCGAATCGCCGGACTGGCTGATGACCCACCCGGTCACCATCACCCGCATCACCGAGGCGAAGGACCGCGCCGCGCGCATCCGCCGCGAGCGCGGCACGTCCGAGGTGTGCGTGCGCGATCCGGACGGTCCTGCGCAGTGCGCACAGGAAAGTGCACCACGCCCGCAGTTGCCCAACGACGGCACGGTCAATCCATTGCTGCCGCCCAACCTGTCGGCGAACCTCGGCGAAGCGGCCAGTGGTGCCGGCGGAACCGGTCGCTTCGACTACGCGCGCGAACGCCTGCGCGTGCTCAGCGCCAACACGCCAAGCGAAGCCATTCGCGAATACGAGCGCATGGGCAACGAATCCCGTCGCAGCGACGCCCAGCGCTACGGACTGGCGTTTGCCAAGCTGCGCGCCAATCAGCCCGCGGCCGCCGCGACCGACCTCGCCCCGCTGCTGGCACGCCATCCCGGCGACCAGTGGCTGACTCTCGCCCTGGCCGAGGCCGAAGCGCTCAGCGGCAAGAGCGCCTCCGCCGACGCGCGCTTCGAGGGCATGCTGCGCCAGACACCGAACAACCGTGCCGTGGTCCTGACCTACGCCGACGTCCTGTCGCATCGCGATTCGGTCGAGGCCGGCAAGCGCGCGCAGGCGATCCTGCGTCCGCTGCTGGGCAGCTCGGGCAGCGATGCGGTGTTCCAGCGCGTGTTCGCACGGGCCTGCGAGATGGCCGGCGACACCGTCCGCGCGGGCGAGGCGTATGCCGAGGCGGCTTACCTGAACGGGCGCGCGGAACAGGCGCTGGTCCAGCTGAACACCCTCAAGCGCCGCCAGGACCTGGACTACTACGCCCGCGCCCGCATCGAGGCCCGGATCGCGGCGATCACGCCGATGGTGTTGGAGCTCAAGCGCCAGGGCATCCGCGACGACGATCTGCGTCGCCAGTAA
- the phoB gene encoding phosphate regulon transcriptional regulator PhoB, giving the protein MQKRILIVEDEPAIRDMVSFALRKGEYEPVHAGDAREAQAAIADRVPDLILLDWMLPGTSGLDLARRWRKDQLTREVPIIMLTARGEENDRVGGLEAGVDDYVVKPFSARELLARIRAVLRRSREDDEDGSVAVGPLRIDGAAHRVFAHAGEGDQAVQIGPTEYRLLHFFMTHPERVYTRTQLLDHVWGGSVYVEERTVDVHIRRLRKTLEPHQLDGMVQTVRGAGYRFSASVEA; this is encoded by the coding sequence GTGCAGAAGCGCATCCTGATCGTAGAAGACGAACCCGCCATCCGTGACATGGTGTCCTTTGCCCTGCGCAAGGGCGAGTACGAACCCGTCCACGCCGGCGACGCCCGCGAGGCGCAGGCCGCCATCGCCGACCGCGTGCCCGACCTGATCCTGCTCGACTGGATGCTGCCCGGCACCAGCGGCCTGGACCTCGCCCGACGCTGGCGCAAGGACCAGCTCACCCGCGAAGTGCCGATCATCATGCTCACCGCGCGCGGCGAGGAGAACGATCGCGTCGGCGGCCTGGAAGCCGGCGTCGACGACTACGTGGTCAAGCCGTTCTCGGCACGCGAACTGCTGGCCCGCATCCGCGCCGTGCTGCGCCGCTCGCGCGAGGACGACGAGGACGGCAGCGTCGCGGTCGGTCCTCTGCGCATCGACGGCGCTGCGCATCGCGTGTTCGCCCACGCCGGCGAAGGCGACCAGGCGGTGCAGATCGGCCCGACCGAATACCGCCTGCTGCATTTCTTCATGACCCACCCCGAGCGCGTCTACACGCGCACGCAGTTGCTCGACCACGTATGGGGCGGCAGCGTCTACGTCGAGGAACGCACGGTGGACGTGCACATCCGCCGCCTGCGCAAGACCCTGGAACCCCACCAGCTGGACGGCATGGTGCAGACGGTGCGCGGCGCCGGCTACCGCTTCTCGGCCTCCGTGGAAGCGTGA
- the phoR gene encoding phosphate regulon sensor histidine kinase PhoR, translating into MPPRARSAWFRTLGQLALILAVAAVVGLLIDQPWPVVTLAALGVVAWHYWRLRSVLLRLTARQRLQPPLGEGIWNELDRLLHRSQQEMRARKKRLIEMLRAYRAAAAAMPDAIVVVERNSQRIQWFNESAIGLLQLRYPRDIGAPLAQRLQPLQLSHWLASGRNAETLEVASPWNPAATLSLRLIPYSDDLWMLVARDVSRLLQLEQMRRDFVANVSHELRTPLTVVHGYLDMLDPNEHPDWAPMLAEMQRQSQRMTQLVEDLLMLSRLESQESLPGEETVAMAPMMATLRREAVALSQGRHEVVVEDAAGVDLWGSNKELHSAFSNLVSNAVRYTPAGGIIRIRFRPEGKGVVLEVVDSGYGIPAAHLPRITERFYRVSTSRSRESGGTGLGLSIVKHVLNLHQARLEITSEVGRGSTFSCHFGAERVRPREDFALSFEALP; encoded by the coding sequence ATGCCGCCCCGCGCCCGCTCCGCCTGGTTCCGCACGCTCGGCCAACTCGCCCTCATCCTGGCGGTCGCCGCGGTCGTCGGCCTGCTGATCGACCAGCCTTGGCCGGTGGTCACGCTGGCCGCGCTGGGCGTGGTGGCCTGGCATTACTGGCGGCTGCGCAGCGTGCTGCTGCGCCTGACTGCTCGTCAGCGCCTGCAGCCGCCGCTGGGCGAAGGCATCTGGAACGAACTCGACCGCCTGCTCCACCGCAGCCAGCAGGAAATGCGCGCGCGCAAGAAGCGCCTGATCGAGATGCTGCGCGCCTACCGCGCCGCCGCCGCCGCGATGCCCGACGCCATCGTCGTGGTCGAGCGCAACAGCCAGCGCATCCAGTGGTTCAACGAATCGGCGATCGGTCTGCTGCAGCTTCGCTATCCGCGCGACATCGGCGCGCCGCTGGCGCAGCGCCTGCAGCCACTGCAGCTGTCGCACTGGCTTGCATCGGGGCGCAATGCCGAGACGCTGGAAGTGGCTTCGCCGTGGAATCCCGCCGCGACGCTCAGCCTGCGCCTGATCCCCTATTCCGACGACCTGTGGATGCTGGTCGCGCGCGACGTCAGCCGCCTGCTGCAACTGGAGCAGATGCGTCGCGACTTCGTCGCCAACGTCTCGCACGAACTGCGCACGCCGCTGACGGTGGTGCACGGCTACCTCGACATGCTCGATCCGAACGAGCATCCCGACTGGGCGCCGATGCTGGCCGAAATGCAGCGCCAGTCGCAGCGCATGACCCAGCTCGTGGAAGACCTGCTGATGCTGTCGCGCCTGGAATCGCAGGAAAGTCTGCCGGGCGAGGAAACCGTGGCGATGGCGCCGATGATGGCGACGTTGCGCCGCGAAGCGGTGGCGCTCAGCCAAGGCCGCCATGAGGTAGTGGTCGAGGATGCCGCGGGCGTCGACCTGTGGGGTTCCAACAAGGAACTGCACAGCGCGTTCTCCAACCTCGTGAGCAACGCCGTGCGCTACACGCCGGCCGGCGGCATCATCCGCATCCGCTTCCGCCCCGAGGGCAAGGGCGTGGTGCTGGAAGTGGTCGACAGCGGCTACGGCATCCCGGCCGCGCACCTGCCGCGCATCACCGAACGTTTCTACCGGGTCTCGACCAGCCGTTCGCGCGAGAGCGGCGGGACCGGCCTGGGCCTGTCCATCGTCAAGCACGTGCTCAACCTGCACCAGGCGCGGCTGGAGATCACCAGCGAGGTCGGTCGCGGCAGCACGTTCTCCTGTCATTTCGGCGCCGAACGCGTGCGCCCGCGCGAGGATTTCGCGCTGTCCTTCGAGGCTCTGCCATGA
- the ppk1 gene encoding polyphosphate kinase 1 → MNALSANAVVDTTLDTDPLRDANLYFNRELSQLDFNFRVLAQAQDPQVPLLERLRYLCISCTNLDEFFEIRAGTLRHAQDLGVPPGPDGLSPATVLARIHDRAALLVQSQYECWNHVLRPALAEAGVRVMHRDGWSEQQTQWLREYFRDEIMPVLSPLGLDPAHPFPKILNKSLNIVVVLKGKDAFGREGHLAIVRAPRSLPRIIQIPGGVSGGEHDFVFLSAVLSAFVDELFPGMQVKGAYQFRVTRNSELIVDEDEVENLALALRDELVGRGYLRAVRLEIAEQCPDDIVRTLLENFDLTENAVYRINGPVNLNRVIQVYDLVQRPDLKFPPFQPHQLSGVEGMFEKIAEGDVLLHHPFDAFTPVLELLKQAAEDPNVLAIKQTLYRTGKDSPIVESLVQAARNGKDVTVVVELRARFDEEANLGLADRLQDAGVQVVYGVVGYKTHAKMMLIVRREGRKLRRYVHLGTGNYHSGTARVYTDFGLFTADPDIGNDVHLIFQQLSGLAPSTKLKRLLQSPFTLHAGVLKRIDRETKHARAGKPARIVAKMNALNEPQVVRALYQASQAGVQIDLIVRGACTLRPGLPGISENIRVRSIVGRFLEHHRIYWFANDGSPDLFCSSADWLERNLLRRVETGFPILAPELAARVHEEALANYLADNCNAWTLLPDGDYERVTVPEGVPPHSAQASLLAKICG, encoded by the coding sequence ATGAACGCCCTGTCCGCGAATGCCGTAGTAGACACCACCCTCGACACCGATCCGCTGCGCGACGCGAACCTCTACTTCAACCGCGAGCTGTCGCAGCTCGACTTCAACTTCCGCGTGCTCGCGCAGGCGCAGGACCCGCAGGTGCCGCTGCTGGAACGCCTGCGCTACCTGTGCATCTCGTGCACGAACCTCGACGAGTTCTTCGAGATCCGCGCCGGCACGCTGCGCCACGCGCAGGATCTTGGCGTGCCGCCGGGGCCCGACGGACTGTCGCCGGCGACGGTGCTGGCGCGCATCCACGACCGCGCGGCGCTGCTGGTGCAGAGCCAGTACGAATGCTGGAACCACGTGCTGCGTCCCGCGCTGGCCGAGGCAGGCGTGCGTGTGATGCACCGCGACGGCTGGAGCGAGCAGCAGACGCAGTGGCTGCGCGAGTACTTCCGCGACGAGATCATGCCGGTGCTGTCGCCGCTCGGGCTCGACCCGGCGCATCCGTTCCCGAAGATCCTCAACAAGTCGCTGAACATCGTCGTGGTGCTCAAGGGCAAGGACGCGTTCGGCCGCGAGGGCCACCTGGCCATCGTACGCGCGCCGCGTTCGCTGCCACGCATCATCCAGATCCCCGGGGGCGTCTCCGGTGGCGAGCACGACTTCGTGTTCCTCTCGGCGGTGCTGTCGGCGTTCGTCGACGAGCTTTTCCCGGGCATGCAGGTCAAGGGCGCGTACCAGTTCCGCGTGACCCGCAATTCCGAACTCATCGTCGATGAGGACGAAGTCGAGAACCTCGCCCTCGCCCTGCGCGATGAACTGGTCGGCCGCGGCTACCTGCGCGCGGTGCGTCTGGAGATCGCCGAGCAGTGCCCGGACGACATCGTGCGCACGCTGCTGGAGAACTTCGACCTCACCGAGAACGCGGTCTACCGCATCAACGGTCCGGTCAACCTCAACCGCGTGATCCAGGTCTACGACCTGGTGCAACGTCCGGACCTGAAGTTCCCGCCGTTCCAGCCGCACCAGTTGTCGGGCGTGGAAGGCATGTTCGAGAAGATCGCCGAAGGCGACGTGCTGCTCCACCATCCTTTCGATGCGTTCACGCCGGTGCTGGAGCTGCTCAAGCAGGCCGCCGAAGACCCGAACGTGCTGGCGATCAAGCAGACGCTGTACCGCACCGGCAAGGACTCGCCGATCGTGGAGAGCCTCGTGCAGGCCGCGCGCAACGGCAAGGACGTCACGGTGGTGGTGGAACTGCGTGCGCGCTTCGACGAGGAAGCCAACCTCGGCCTCGCCGACCGGCTGCAGGACGCCGGCGTGCAGGTCGTGTACGGCGTGGTCGGCTACAAGACGCACGCGAAGATGATGCTGATCGTGCGTCGCGAAGGCCGCAAGCTGCGCCGCTACGTGCACCTGGGCACCGGCAACTATCACAGCGGCACTGCGCGCGTTTACACCGACTTCGGGCTGTTCACCGCCGATCCGGACATCGGCAACGACGTCCATCTGATCTTCCAGCAGCTCTCCGGCCTGGCGCCATCGACCAAGCTCAAGCGCCTGCTGCAATCGCCCTTCACCCTGCATGCGGGCGTGCTCAAGCGCATCGATCGCGAAACCAAGCACGCGCGGGCCGGCAAGCCGGCGCGCATCGTCGCCAAGATGAACGCACTGAACGAACCGCAGGTCGTGCGCGCGCTCTACCAGGCCTCGCAGGCGGGCGTGCAGATCGACCTCATCGTGCGCGGCGCATGCACGCTGCGCCCGGGCCTGCCCGGCATCTCGGAGAACATCCGCGTGCGCTCCATCGTCGGCCGCTTCCTCGAACACCACCGCATCTACTGGTTCGCCAACGACGGCTCGCCCGACCTGTTCTGTTCGAGCGCCGATTGGCTGGAACGCAACCTCCTGCGCCGGGTCGAGACGGGCTTCCCGATCCTCGCGCCGGAACTGGCCGCGCGCGTCCACGAAGAAGCGCTCGCCAATTACCTGGCCGACAACTGCAACGCGTGGACCCTGCTGCCCGACGGCGACTACGAACGGGTCACGGTGCCGGAAGGCGTCCCGCCGCATTCGGCACAGGCGTCGCTGCTGGCGAAGATCTGCGGATGA
- the ppx gene encoding exopolyphosphatase, whose protein sequence is MSDAFPTSKLPLVDGDLLAAVDLGSNSFHMVVSRYVLGQLRTVDRLRETVRMAEGLDRRGGLAPEVRQRALECLARFGQRIRDIPPQRVRAIATNTVRRLAVPQAFLMPAETALGHAIEVVAGREEARLIYLGVAHAQPARPGELRLVIDIGGGSTECIIGSGFEAIERESLQAGCVATTRRFFESGKLSRKKWKEALTEVTAEFQQFAGTYRALGWNEVLGASGTNKAIGDICAAMKLTKGAVTAEALPVLRDRLLQADRIDAIDLPGLSSERRPVIAGGVLVLEAAFTALGIKRMAVSKAAMREGVLYDMLGRGGADDPRDASVAALMQRYGIDDGQARRVEATALRLFQQVSQAWQLDADDSLMLQRAARLHELGLAIAHSQYHVHGAYVVENSDIAGFSQQQQRFLAALVRTHRRGIPKSAFDALPDRLLPSARRLAVLLRLAVLLHRAHEADPIPQLEIRADGNNLILVVSRRWLDARPLVRADLEGEPEDIAGLGVVLKFEAI, encoded by the coding sequence ATGAGCGACGCCTTCCCCACCAGCAAACTGCCGCTCGTCGACGGCGACCTGCTCGCTGCCGTGGACCTGGGGTCCAACAGCTTCCACATGGTCGTGTCGCGCTACGTGCTCGGCCAGCTGCGCACGGTCGACCGCCTGCGCGAGACCGTGCGCATGGCCGAGGGCCTGGACCGCCGCGGCGGACTGGCGCCGGAAGTACGCCAGCGCGCGCTCGAATGCCTGGCCCGGTTCGGCCAGCGCATCCGCGACATCCCGCCGCAACGCGTGCGCGCCATCGCCACCAACACCGTGCGCCGCTTGGCGGTGCCGCAAGCTTTCCTGATGCCCGCCGAAACCGCGCTGGGCCACGCCATCGAAGTCGTCGCCGGCCGCGAGGAGGCGCGCCTGATCTACCTCGGCGTCGCCCATGCGCAGCCGGCCCGGCCCGGCGAGCTGCGCCTGGTGATCGACATCGGTGGCGGTTCCACCGAATGCATCATCGGATCGGGCTTCGAGGCCATCGAACGCGAAAGCCTGCAGGCCGGCTGCGTCGCCACTACGCGCCGCTTCTTCGAGAGCGGCAAGCTTTCGCGCAAGAAATGGAAAGAGGCGCTGACCGAAGTCACCGCCGAGTTCCAGCAGTTCGCCGGCACCTATCGCGCACTCGGCTGGAACGAGGTGCTCGGCGCATCCGGCACCAACAAGGCCATCGGCGACATCTGCGCGGCGATGAAACTCACCAAAGGCGCGGTCACCGCCGAAGCCCTGCCCGTGCTGCGCGACCGCCTGCTGCAGGCCGACCGCATCGACGCCATCGATCTGCCAGGCCTGTCCTCGGAACGGCGCCCGGTGATCGCCGGCGGCGTGCTCGTGCTGGAAGCGGCGTTCACGGCGCTGGGCATCAAGCGCATGGCCGTGAGCAAGGCGGCGATGCGCGAAGGCGTGCTGTACGACATGCTCGGCCGTGGCGGCGCGGACGATCCGCGCGATGCGTCGGTGGCGGCGCTGATGCAGCGTTACGGCATCGACGACGGCCAGGCACGGCGTGTCGAAGCCACGGCGCTGCGGTTGTTCCAGCAGGTCTCGCAGGCCTGGCAGCTCGATGCCGACGACAGCCTGATGCTGCAGCGTGCCGCGCGCCTGCACGAACTCGGACTGGCGATCGCCCACAGCCAGTACCACGTGCACGGCGCCTACGTGGTCGAGAACTCCGACATCGCCGGCTTCTCGCAACAGCAGCAGCGTTTCCTCGCGGCGCTGGTGCGCACGCATCGCCGCGGCATTCCCAAGTCCGCGTTCGATGCCCTGCCCGACCGCCTGCTGCCGTCCGCGCGCCGACTCGCCGTGCTGCTGCGGCTCGCGGTGCTGCTGCACCGCGCCCACGAAGCCGACCCGATCCCGCAGCTCGAAATCCGCGCCGACGGCAACAACCTGATCCTCGTCGTATCGCGTCGCTGGCTCGACGCGCGCCCGCTGGTGCGCGCCGATCTCGAGGGCGAGCCGGAAGACATCGCCGGCCTCGGCGTCGTCCTGAAATTTGAGGCGATCTAA